In Chryseobacterium oranimense, a single window of DNA contains:
- a CDS encoding TonB-dependent receptor domain-containing protein, with the protein MNQTEIVNIFTKKTLALTFVLSAAAMAFAQEKAGVTGMIVNKNNQPVPYASVTFSNKANKTLSDAVLTDEKGQYKLELAPGNYDITVEAIDYKKSVVNKSIAGPGNIGALSIQPEATTTLDGKTQEIQGVVITAAATKPYKVELDKRTYDPSQDIVSKGGNLQDVLSNVPSVSVDTDGTVSMRGSSNVKFLINGKPSALLGIDDGANALQSIPADQIEKIEVITNPSSKFEASGTAGILNIILKKSKKTGFNGSVIGALGYLPQTSLNANLNWRKGNFTWFLNGGGGYRESKNTSRNDDYFNNAVLKDDLVQRNTDSETKSKNNNYNASAGIVYDISEKTSVNASGTVRTFDSENFGNIDYRYTPLTDPFYTSNRSTFGTNNNLAFQGDFGLDHKFDDKGQNLSLSLSLQRSRSYNDTNIDDTIDNLKNIINQNTTNKSVIGKADYELPIGESSKLEAGYRIDINTNDYSNDVRESTTTKPLDFLKPYTYDATYKETFNAFYLQFKSKIGKLGYQVGVRDELSNVDINYISLDPKKNVPATTKNYNNLFPSVYLSYEFAKDNQLLLNYTRRIDRPRSFFMIPNPSYNDNQNIFDGNIDLNPSYVDSFEFGYSISKKKFTINPTLYYRHQTDDTKMLVYNILATDENGAVIDPKRIESHTKPINLGTDDRFGLDLNFNWDATSWLKFLGNVDMFGYNTKGSTLYDTFDKDGNPVQAVANFNGKGFSTRARLSSTIKVDKTFSFQLQGFYRGGQKTAYQDRKDMYAISFGASKTIWKGDGTLAFNVQDIFNTRAMRSTTYTANSIRDSYMQWQPRQFSVSLTYRFKQGEKVEQPKRKKDINSNATGDDQQGPM; encoded by the coding sequence ATGAATCAGACGGAAATTGTCAACATTTTCACAAAAAAAACACTAGCACTTACTTTTGTACTTTCGGCAGCAGCAATGGCATTTGCCCAGGAGAAAGCAGGAGTTACGGGAATGATTGTCAACAAGAACAATCAACCGGTTCCCTATGCTTCTGTGACGTTCAGCAATAAAGCGAACAAGACCTTAAGCGATGCTGTATTGACCGATGAAAAGGGACAGTACAAACTGGAGCTGGCACCTGGAAATTACGACATAACAGTAGAAGCAATCGACTACAAGAAAAGTGTAGTCAATAAAAGTATTGCAGGCCCGGGAAATATTGGTGCATTATCCATACAGCCGGAAGCAACAACAACTCTGGATGGCAAAACCCAGGAAATACAAGGTGTGGTAATCACTGCAGCAGCAACAAAACCTTATAAAGTAGAGCTTGACAAAAGGACTTACGACCCTTCCCAGGATATTGTAAGCAAGGGAGGAAATCTTCAGGATGTGCTTTCCAATGTTCCTTCCGTTTCTGTGGATACTGACGGTACTGTTTCCATGAGAGGAAGCTCCAATGTAAAGTTCCTGATCAACGGGAAACCTTCTGCCCTGCTTGGAATTGATGATGGTGCCAATGCCCTTCAGAGTATTCCTGCAGACCAGATCGAAAAAATTGAAGTAATCACCAACCCTTCTTCTAAATTCGAGGCTAGCGGTACGGCGGGTATTTTGAATATTATTTTAAAGAAAAGCAAGAAGACCGGCTTTAATGGTAGTGTTATCGGGGCTCTGGGCTATCTTCCCCAAACCAGTCTTAATGCAAATCTTAACTGGAGAAAAGGAAACTTTACATGGTTTCTAAATGGTGGCGGAGGTTACAGGGAATCAAAAAATACCAGTAGAAATGATGATTATTTTAATAATGCTGTATTAAAGGATGATTTGGTACAAAGGAATACCGACTCTGAAACTAAAAGTAAAAACAACAACTATAACGCTTCTGCAGGTATCGTTTACGACATTTCCGAAAAGACCTCAGTAAATGCATCCGGAACCGTAAGAACTTTTGACAGTGAAAATTTCGGAAATATTGATTATCGCTACACTCCTCTTACAGATCCTTTTTATACATCCAACAGAAGTACTTTCGGAACAAACAACAACCTGGCTTTTCAAGGTGATTTTGGGTTAGATCATAAATTTGATGACAAAGGACAAAATTTATCATTATCATTAAGTTTACAGAGAAGCCGATCATATAACGACACCAATATTGATGATACTATTGATAATCTGAAAAATATCATTAATCAAAATACCACTAACAAATCTGTTATTGGTAAGGCTGATTACGAGTTGCCTATTGGTGAATCTTCAAAATTGGAAGCAGGATACAGAATTGATATCAATACCAATGATTATAGCAATGATGTTCGTGAAAGCACAACAACAAAGCCATTGGATTTCCTTAAGCCATACACTTATGATGCAACATATAAAGAGACCTTCAATGCTTTTTATTTACAATTCAAAAGTAAAATCGGGAAATTAGGTTACCAGGTGGGTGTAAGAGATGAATTATCGAATGTAGATATTAATTACATAAGCCTTGATCCTAAGAAAAATGTACCTGCAACTACTAAAAATTACAATAACTTATTCCCAAGCGTCTATTTAAGCTATGAATTCGCTAAGGATAATCAGTTGCTGTTAAACTACACAAGAAGAATAGACCGCCCAAGATCATTCTTTATGATTCCTAACCCGAGCTATAATGATAACCAGAATATTTTTGACGGAAATATTGATCTTAATCCATCATATGTAGACTCTTTTGAATTTGGGTACAGCATTTCAAAAAAGAAGTTCACGATCAACCCTACTCTGTATTACAGACATCAGACTGATGATACAAAAATGTTAGTGTATAATATTCTTGCTACAGATGAAAATGGAGCTGTTATTGATCCAAAACGTATAGAATCTCACACAAAACCAATTAACCTGGGTACAGATGATCGTTTTGGATTGGATTTAAACTTCAACTGGGATGCAACAAGTTGGTTGAAATTCTTAGGAAATGTAGATATGTTTGGTTACAATACAAAAGGCAGCACTCTATATGACACCTTTGATAAAGATGGAAATCCTGTTCAGGCTGTTGCTAATTTTAATGGGAAAGGGTTTTCAACAAGAGCAAGGCTTTCTTCAACGATTAAGGTGGATAAAACATTCAGCTTCCAATTACAAGGATTCTACAGAGGAGGCCAGAAAACGGCTTACCAGGATAGAAAAGATATGTATGCGATCAGTTTCGGGGCTTCTAAAACAATCTGGAAGGGTGACGGAACTTTAGCATTCAACGTTCAGGATATTTTCAATACCAGAGCAATGAGGTCTACAACATATACAGCAAACAGTATAAGAGATTCTTATATGCAATGGCAGCCAAGACAGTTCTCAGTTTCTCTGACTTACCGATTCAAACAGGGCGAGAAGGTGGAACAGCCTAAAAGGAAAAAAGATATCAACTCCAATGCAACTGGTGACGACCAGCAAGGCCCGATGTAA
- a CDS encoding adenylyltransferase/cytidyltransferase family protein, producing the protein MKTQKIGITFSSFDLLHAGHIKMLEEAKTVCDYLIVGLQVDPSHDRPNKNKPSQSIVERYIQLKAVNAVDEIIPYYTEEDLLDILKSFVIDVRIIGDDYMNRDFTGKQYCEEKGIEIFYNKRDHRFSTSDLRRRIYEAEKEKLERTETVK; encoded by the coding sequence ATGAAAACACAAAAAATAGGTATTACATTTTCCTCATTCGATCTGCTGCATGCAGGGCACATCAAAATGCTTGAAGAAGCTAAAACGGTATGCGATTATTTAATTGTAGGACTTCAGGTTGATCCTTCGCATGATCGCCCCAACAAAAATAAACCCAGCCAGAGTATAGTTGAGAGGTATATTCAGCTTAAGGCAGTAAATGCTGTAGATGAGATCATCCCTTACTATACGGAAGAAGATCTTCTTGATATTCTGAAATCCTTTGTGATTGATGTAAGGATCATTGGAGACGATTATATGAACAGAGACTTTACAGGAAAGCAATATTGTGAAGAGAAAGGAATTGAGATCTTTTACAATAAAAGAGATCATAGGTTTTCTACAAGTGACCTTAGAAGAAGAATCTATGAAGCTGAAAAAGAAAAACTGGAACGAACAGAAACCGTAAAATAA
- the galE gene encoding UDP-glucose 4-epimerase GalE: MAILVTGGLGYIGSHTVVELLNNGFDVVIVDDLSNSEKFILKNIEEVAGRKPVFYPFDLKRKELLAQVFDAHQIEGCINFAASKAVGESQVKPIDYYENNLFTLINILQEFKERGISNFIFSSSCTVYGQAEKMPIDENTALKMPESVYGKTKQMGEEILIDFAKAYNRRISLLRYFNPIGAHPSGKLGELPLGIPNNLIPYVTQTAAGIREKLSIWGDDYDTEDGTAVRDYIYVVDLAKAHVSALKNLLQSGEETVIDIFNLGTGKGSSVLEVVKAFETANDVKVPYQICPRREGDITIAYANADKAEKELHWKSETSLEESLRTVWKWQQYLDSRAV; the protein is encoded by the coding sequence ATGGCAATATTAGTCACAGGAGGACTCGGATATATTGGTTCTCATACAGTTGTGGAACTTTTGAATAATGGCTTTGATGTTGTCATTGTTGATGATTTATCTAATTCTGAAAAATTTATTTTAAAAAATATTGAGGAGGTTGCGGGTAGGAAGCCTGTTTTTTATCCTTTTGACCTGAAGAGGAAAGAGCTCCTTGCCCAGGTTTTTGATGCCCATCAGATTGAAGGATGCATTAATTTTGCAGCTTCCAAAGCCGTTGGAGAAAGTCAGGTAAAGCCGATAGATTATTACGAAAATAATTTATTTACGCTGATCAATATTCTTCAGGAATTTAAAGAAAGAGGAATCTCAAATTTTATTTTCAGTTCTTCATGTACGGTGTACGGACAGGCAGAGAAAATGCCGATTGATGAGAATACGGCACTGAAAATGCCTGAAAGTGTATATGGCAAAACAAAACAGATGGGCGAAGAAATTTTAATTGATTTTGCAAAAGCCTACAACAGAAGAATTTCTCTTTTAAGATATTTTAATCCTATCGGAGCCCATCCGTCCGGAAAATTAGGGGAACTTCCATTGGGAATTCCTAATAATTTGATTCCATATGTTACCCAAACTGCTGCAGGAATTCGCGAGAAGCTGAGTATCTGGGGTGATGACTATGATACGGAAGACGGAACCGCGGTTCGTGATTATATTTATGTCGTTGACTTGGCGAAGGCCCACGTAAGTGCCCTTAAGAACTTGTTACAGAGCGGCGAAGAAACAGTGATTGATATATTTAACCTTGGAACAGGAAAGGGCTCATCCGTATTGGAAGTTGTGAAAGCTTTTGAAACAGCTAATGATGTAAAAGTCCCTTATCAGATTTGTCCCAGAAGAGAGGGGGATATTACAATTGCTTACGCCAATGCGGATAAGGCTGAAAAAGAACTTCACTGGAAGTCTGAGACTTCATTGGAGGAATCTTTAAGAACGGTCTGGAAATGGCAGCAGTATCTTGATTCAAGAGCTGTTTAA
- a CDS encoding DegT/DnrJ/EryC1/StrS family aminotransferase, with amino-acid sequence MKKIQMVDLQSQYYKIKNDVDNAVLNVMDSAAFINGPEVKSFQNELESYLDVKHVIPCANGTDALQIALMALDLKEGDEVITADFTFAATVEVIHLLKLKSVLVDVDYDTFTISTEEIKKAITPRTKAIIPVHIFGQCANMEEILKIAEEHNLYVIEDNAQAIGAQYTFSDGTEKYAGTMATVGTTSFFPSKNLGCYGDGGALFTNNDELAHRLRGIVNHGMYERYYHDEVGVNSRLDSIQAAVLRKKLPHLDTYNEARRKAADYYDEAFAGHADILTPQRSENSTHVFHQYTLRILNGKRNELQKFLAEKEIPAMIYYPVALRKQKAYFQESNDADFVNTDKLLDQVISLPMHTELDEEQLKYITDAVLEFMK; translated from the coding sequence ATGAAAAAAATTCAGATGGTTGACTTGCAAAGTCAGTATTACAAGATAAAGAATGATGTAGACAATGCGGTTTTAAATGTAATGGATTCTGCGGCTTTCATCAACGGCCCGGAGGTAAAGTCTTTCCAGAATGAATTGGAATCTTATTTAGATGTAAAGCATGTGATCCCGTGTGCTAACGGAACGGATGCTTTGCAGATTGCACTGATGGCTTTGGACCTGAAAGAAGGGGATGAGGTGATCACTGCAGATTTTACTTTTGCCGCTACAGTAGAAGTTATTCATCTGCTTAAGCTGAAATCAGTACTGGTAGATGTAGATTACGATACATTCACAATTTCTACGGAAGAAATTAAAAAAGCAATCACTCCAAGAACAAAAGCAATTATTCCGGTACATATCTTCGGACAGTGTGCCAATATGGAAGAGATCTTAAAAATCGCGGAAGAACATAACCTGTATGTTATTGAAGACAATGCACAGGCCATAGGAGCACAGTATACATTCTCTGACGGAACTGAGAAATATGCGGGAACAATGGCAACGGTGGGAACGACTTCATTTTTTCCATCCAAAAATTTAGGCTGCTATGGAGATGGCGGGGCTCTTTTCACAAATAATGATGAACTGGCACACCGTCTGAGAGGAATCGTTAACCACGGAATGTACGAGAGATATTATCATGATGAAGTAGGAGTGAACTCCAGATTGGACAGTATTCAGGCAGCAGTCCTGAGAAAAAAACTTCCTCATCTGGATACTTACAACGAAGCAAGAAGAAAAGCAGCTGATTATTATGATGAAGCATTTGCAGGACATGCAGATATTCTTACTCCACAAAGATCAGAAAATTCTACGCATGTATTCCACCAGTATACTTTAAGAATTCTGAACGGAAAGCGTAATGAGCTTCAGAAATTCCTTGCAGAAAAGGAAATTCCGGCAATGATCTACTATCCTGTGGCATTGAGAAAGCAGAAAGCCTATTTCCAGGAAAGCAATGATGCAGACTTTGTGAATACTGACAAGCTTCTGGATCAGGTTATTTCTTTGCCGATGCATACGGAACTGGATGAAGAGCAGTTGAAGTATATTACGGATGCGGTGCTTGAGTTTATGAAATAG